CTTTTATTGTTGAATATCGACTATTGTATGCTTAACAAGTTTAATTGGGCTTTTCCAATGCTAACTTTATTCCAAAACCTATCATGATCAATCCTGTCGTTCCTTCAATCATAGCTTTTGTTTTTGGCTTTTTCATAAATGCTCTTATGTGATTCATAAGGGAGACATAGAGTAAAAACCAAAGAGCTGTCAAAGCGGTAAATGTAATCCCCATTATTAGAAAGGGGCCTAGTGTATCGCTCCCAGCATGAACGAATTGAGGTAAAAAGGTTAAGAAAAACACTGCCACTTTTGGGTTTAAGATATTGGTAAGAAACCCTTGTTTAAAACTAGAACGATTCTTATACTGACTACCTGTGTCTAATGCTTCTGTATTTTCTTCCTTATTCCTCAATGCCAATAATGTCTTTATGCCTAGATAAATTAAGTAGACTGCGCCTACATATTTAAAGACTGAAAACAATAGCGCTGATTTTACAATAATGGCGGACAGTCCTAGTACAGCTGCTGACGTATGGATCAGAATGGCACTACAAATCCCCAAGGCTGTTTGGAATCCTCCACTCCTACCGTTCGATAGCGTATTTTTTGTAGCGATGGCTATATCGGGACCGGGTAAAATAATGAGAAAAATACTCATTAATACAAATAAATAAAAGTTTTCCATGTCATATCCCCCTAATATAATAATGTTAATTTAATCAACTCACCGAAAAACTGAAATCATTTCAAGAAGGAATAACGATTCATTATGTATAATACAGCATTGTAACATATTGCAAAGGGATTATTTAATGAGGTTAATGTGAGGTCTTCTGGATTTATCGATTGTTGAGAGGAGGGGGACGTTGTTAAGTTGCGAATTAGATTTGCTATCGTTATTTTCTTAATCGTTTTGTGTACAGCATCTATTTTGACTAACCCTTCCACTGAATCCTACCTTCAATTTAGCGAGGAGAAATCGGGAGTCATGAAACCTGCTGAAGTTGAGGTGGAGCGGATTAACTTTTTCCTGTTTTCGACTTATGCACCTAAGGGACCGATGGATCATTATGGAATTGTACATCTCGGTTTTATGAATCGCTTTTACCAAATCTCAGAAGGGCAATATGACTATCCAGTTTGGCTGGAATTTTTCCATTAGGCATAAATTTGCGCTTTACCGTTGTGAGAAATCGCCTCTTACTGTCCGCGGTATCATCGTTTTAGCTCTACCGCGGCTAGAAAAGGCCTCTTACTGTCCGCCGTATCTCCGTTTCTGCTCTACCGCGGCTAGAAAAAGCCTCTTACTGTCCGCCGTATGTGCGTTTTTGTTCTACCGCGGCTAGAAAAGCCCCCTTTTATCCGCGCACGTTCACTTTACTTTTCAAGCGTTTAAAGGTACTCAACATAGATCCGTTGAAAAATAAAAGTTTCTTTTTCAAAGTTATGGGGAATCTTTAAGGAAGTGGTTTGAGACGTGAAGGGAGCCTTATCTGATGATGGATATAATAACAGATAAATTAAAGAACAGTAAAAGGGCAAAGGAAGCACAGAATGATGTAACACCTTGGATCAGATGGGCAGCAAGATTCGGTTATTTTTCAAAAGGGTCTGTTTATATATTAATCGGCATTCTTTCCATGATGGCTGCAGCTGGAATCGGAGGGAAGACAACAGATTCTAGTGGCGCTTTCGCATCCGTTGCGAGTAAGCCTTTTGGTGAAGTACTCCTATGGATTGTTGCGATTGGATTGATTGCATATGTGGGCTGGAGGTTGATCCAAACTTTCTGGGATCCTGAGAATAAAGGATTCAGTCCAAAGGGACTCGTCATCCGCATCGGTTATTTAATTAGTGGTGCGATTTATGGAGGGCTTGCTTTCAAAGCTTTCCAGATTGCTTCGCATGCACAAAGCTCAGGGTCTTCAAAGCAAACGTATACCGCAAAATTAATGAGCCAACCGTACGGTACTTGGGTTGTAGGTATCGTTGGAATCATCATCATCGTTTTTGGATTAAAGCAAATGTTCAATGGATATAAGGAAAAATTCGCTAAGAAATTCAAAATGAGTGAAATGAGCTCACATGAGTTTGCAGTTGGTAAAAAAATCGGAAAACTTGGGTTAATTGCACGAGGAATTACGTTTGCAATCATCGGATATTTTTTGACCCAAACAGCGATTACATCAGATTCTGATAAAGTGATTGGGTTAGATGGTGCACTTGCGAAAATTGCTCAACAGCCTTTCGGTCAATTCATGCTCGGTGCCGTTGCTATCGGACTTTTCTTATATGGAGTTTTTCAGCTTTTAAAAGGGAAGAACCGTCACATGGGTGGTTTATAATAGGGCATGTTTTACAAGAAAGCAAGGCGGGAAAAACATGAATATCTTCACTTATAGGAGGTATTTTGAATGGTAGATTTGAAAGAAGAAACCGAACAAACTACTTTACCTAGGTTAGGATCGACTGCACCAGATTTTTCTGCAAAAAGCAGTCAGGGACCGATAAAGCTTTCTGGATATCGAGGGAAGTGGGTTGTCATGTTTTCCCATCCAGCCGACTTTACACCTGTATGCACAACGGAGTTTGTCGCATTCCAAGATATTTATAGTGAACTTAAAGAAATGAATACAGAGCTAATCGGTTTAAGCGTTGATAGTGTGTCTTCACATATCGCTTGGATCCGTAATATTGAAGAGAAATTTGATACGAAGATAGAATTCCCTGTGATTGCGGACCTTGACCGGAATGTCTCGACGAAATATGGGATGATCATGCCTGATGAAAGTCAGACAGAAACAACAAGAGCTGTATTTGTCATTGACACACAACAGAAGGTTCGATCAATCATCTACTATCCACTGACAACAGGGCGAAATATGCAAGAGATTTTACGACTTGTCAAAGCACTTCAAACAACTGAAGATCAAGGCGTTCCTACCCCTGCAAACTGGAAACCGGGTGAAGATGTATTAGTTCCACCACCTAAAACACAGGAAGAAGCAGACGAACGAGAGCATAATGATGATTACGAATGTATAGATTGGTATCTTTGTAAGAAAAAAGCGTAAGTGAAGAACATGCTGCATGTAAAGGTGCAGCATGTTTTTTGATTTGTAGAATTTAGTTTATCGCGTTAATTACGAAACCCCTCAACTTTCATATGTGGGCTTCGCTTCTTTAGTTCCGATATAAAACGGTCTTGTTCTCTTGGTGATACTTTCACACTACCTAGCAATCCAGAATGATAATGGATTTCGATTGCATCCATTGATGTTAGCAAACGATATCCCGAGAGGATTTGTCTTGTCGGTGATACTTTTGTGATGTCTTCATAAGCGATGCGGCTTCTAATTGGACCAGCTTTTACAAAAAGGTGATTTTCTCTGAACACATATTGAATGGATATAAGCGTCCATAATAGCAAGCCGACAGTTAGGATGAATAGAGATAGTACAATCAGTGTGTTATAAGGTTTTCTACCACTTTCAAAAAATAGTGGGAGTAAGAAAGACACTAATATGATGATAAAAGTAATGGAAATGATTACCCTAAATGTTTTATCATATTTTGTTTTAAATTTCATATGAACACCTCCAATGATTAGCTCTTCATTCTATTATAGGGAAGTTTATCCAATAGTGAAAAGAGGAATAGTCATAACGTGAGGCTTTTCGCTTATACATATACTTGAGAAAGGTTATAAAAATTTCTAGATTAAAATTATTATAAAAAGATATTGATTTTTAAATGAGAAGTGATATCATTGGTTTTGTACTAAATAAAAACACGAGGTGATGTGTAAATGGATTCAAAAAAGAAGTTGACGACAAGCTGGGGTGCGCCAGTTGGGGACAACCAGAACTCGATTACAGCAGGTTCTCGCGGTCCGACACTTATTCAAGATGTACACCTCTTAGAGAAGCTCGCACATTTTAACCGTGAACGTGTTCCTGAGCGTGTTGTTCATGCGAAGGGTGCCGGTGCACACGGATACTTTGAAGTAACGAATGATGTTTCGAAATATACGAAAGCAGATTTCCTATCAAAAGTAGGTAAACGTACGCCAATGTTCGCCCGTTTTTCAACGGTCGCTGGTGAAAATGGATCTGCAGATTCTGTACGTGATCCTCGTGGGTTTGCTTTGAAATTTTACACAGAGGAAGGAAACTATGATCTCGTAGGAAATAATACGCCGGTATTCTTTATCCGAGATGCGATCAAGTTCCCAGATTTCATCCATACACAAAAGCGTCATCCGAAAACACACTTGAAGAACCCGAATGCAGTTTGGGATTTCTGGTCACTTTCTCCAGAATCACTTCATCAGGTGACTATCTTGATGTCTGACCGAGGTATTCCAGCTACATTCCGTCATATGCACGGTTTTGGAAGCCACACCTTCAAATGGGTGAACCAAGATGGGGACGGTGTTTGGATCAAGTATCATATCAAGACACAGCAAGGAATCAAAAACCTAACAGAAGAAGTCGGTACGAAAATTGCGGGTGAAAATCCGGATTATCATACAGAAGATCTTTTCAATGCGATTGAAAAAGGTGACTACCCTGAATGGAAGGTTTACGTACAGATTATGCCTTTAGAAGATGCGGATACATATAAGTGGGATCCGTTTGATGTTACGAAGGTCTGGTCTCAGAAGGATTATCCTTTGATTGAAGTTGGTAAAATGGTGCTTGATCGCAACCCTGAGAACTACTTTGCGGAAGTAGAGCAAGCGACGTTCTCACCAGGGGCACTCGTACCTGGTATTGATGTGTCACCAGATAAGATGCTTCAAGGTCGGTTGTTTGCTTATGCGGATGCACACCGTTACCGTGTTGGTGCAAACCATAATGCGTTACCAATCAACCGTCCGAAAAATGAAGTGAACACATATCAGCGCGATGGGCAAATGCGTTTCGACGACAATGGTGGTGGCTCTTCTTACTATGAGCCAAACAGCCTCGGGGGTCCAGAGGAAACGGAAGAAGCAAAGCAAGCTGCCTATCCGGTTTCGGGCGTCGCTGAAAGTGTAGGTTATGATCATAATGATCACTATACACAAGCAGGTGATTTGTACAGATTAATGGATGAGGGCGAGCGTGAACGTACAGTACAAAACATCGTCGGTGCGATGATGCCAGTTGAATCAGACGACATCAAGCTCCGTCAAATCCAACATTTCTATAAAGCAGACCCTGAGTTTGGTGAAAAGGTCGCTAAAGGGCTTGGACTGTCTGTACCACAAGAAGCTCGATAAATATTAGGAAGCTATATACACTCAGCGCTATGAATCCGTAGCGCTGAGTTTTTTGATTGATCGTTATTGTAGACAACGAATGAACGAGCGCTGTTATAATAACTTTAGACATGACAAAGTATGTTGATGAGTTTTCCATATGGGTCCCTTACATAGAAACGTTTGACCCCCCAGGGTTCTACGACTGGTCCATACTCTATTTGAAAACCGGCATTTTTCATTTGTTTAAATGCCTCATCTAAATCATCAACCTCAATGGATAGATCAGGAGTCGGTGTGTCAGACCCACCTTGAATGGCGAAACTGACTTGTATTTGTGATTGACCTTCTGTACCATATGTTGCAATCCACCCATGGTTCATCAGTTGGGTAAGTCCCAGTACGTCCTCATAAAAGGAATCTGCTTTTGTAATATCCTGTGTTTCAATGTTGGGGACAATCCTTAAAACTTTCATTATGACGCACTCCTTTAACTTTAATTTTGTAAAAAGAGCGATCGCTTTACGGCGAACGCCCTTTTGGTTTTACTAATCTTGAATGATTTTCATTTCTTTGAGAATTTCGTATGTGATGTTTGAGGCTGTTGTTCCAGAAGCATTGATGTTCGTGACGAAAACATAAGCTCCTTGTTTGTTTTCCACGAAACCTACAAACCAACCTAAACCAAAATCAGATAACCTAGTGCCTGTTTTCCCATAAACCACATAGTTGTCTTCATCCTTTTGGATCATCATCCGTTTTACAGTTTTCATGTTTTTCTTTGTGAAAGGTAGTTCTTCCTTATATAGCTGTTCCATGAAATCAGCTTGTTGGAACGGCGTCAGTTCAAGTGAACTATTTAACCAGAATTGATCGATTCCACCAGAGATATCCTCATTTCCATAGGAAAGATTACTTATCCAAGTTTGCATATTTTCGTTTCCGATATCTCTTGCCATTGCTTGATAATACCAGATGACTGAATACCGCATTCCTGATCCTAGCGTGTGATCTTCATTCCAAATTTCAAATTGTCTTTCGATGCCATCCCATCTCTTTACATCGTATTCGTCACGAACAGCGCCAACCTCCAGTCCAATTAGTGCATTGGGAACTTTAAAAGTAGATTCAGGAGTAAAAAGGGTATCTGCTCTTTCACTGTTATAAACATACATTTTGTTATTATTGAGCTTCTTTAATATGAAGGTTCCATCGTGATGGCTGAAAAAGTGGCTTAGATCAATCTCTTTCGTTTTTTGATCCCCGTTGGTGCTCGTTTTGGCATTCGTCTGAGGTGTTGTACTTAGAATACTGATTAGGAAAAATGTAACGATAAACCATATCATTTTTTTCATTTTACTCGCCTCCACCTACCATATTAATAAGTGGGAGTGAATATAGAAAAAGGCAAATCTCCTATTTATCTAGCTCGAAGGAAAAACACATAGACATAAAGTCACGATCGCCGATTAACATGGATAAATATTATGAGGAGAGAATAAGCATAATGAGGTGTATTCTTTATCGAAAGGAGATGATGGAGTATGCCTTTTTGGGGTTGGATCATTCTCATTATTGGTTTGTTGCTCCTGTTTGGATTCATCTACGACAAACGGTCAAAGCACAAAAGAAACATAGGCCACTACAGCATGAATGAGGATACTAAGAATAAAGCTCAACTCTATAAGGAAAAAAATCATTTTAATCATTTTTTCTAAGTAATAGAGCGATTACTTGACGAAGTAATCGCTCTTGTTGTTTGTTACACTAGGGTTTTCTGTAAATTCCACTCAAACCATCTGCCGTGTCCGTCTGTTTCCCCAATTGTATTCGTATATTCTTTCCCATCCAAATAGTAATCGAGATGAAGTTGACGATCCCACATATTGTTGTGGAGATGGAAGACGTCTCGTTCCTGTCCAATTGCCTTGATTTTTTCTTCAAGGGCACGCTTTGAATCTTCCGGAATTTGATTGGCAACGTGCGTGTGGAAGATACAGATAGGTGTATCCTTTGGAAGCGAATCAATCACCTCAGGTAGTAGTGCGATACCGTCCCCCTCAATCAGTTTGACTGGATCTTCGTTAAAGCGTTTCGCAGCATTTTCAAAAAGGTCCAAACGCTCTTGGTGCTCAGGCCATATGAGTGATTTCAGCCACAAATAATCGTCTGTATCACCTAAGTCGCTAATATGTAAGTCCAATCCGACCTTTGAGACAACTGGCGGACTTTTTTTAAGGAATGAAGGATTGTGCTCACCTTTAATTTCAGAGGTGATATGGACATCGGATTGTGTATCTCCATAAATTTCATCCGTCCCATAGGAATATTGATATTTGTCCCATAAAAGTTGGAGGCCTGCACTAGATCCTATCTCAATCATTGAAAGTGGTTTCTGGACTTGTTCATAGATATAGCAAAAAATCGGATAAAGGTATGCACAACGGCGAACTTCATTCGTCTGTACCAATCTTTGCTGTAGGATGGTAATCATCTCATCCCTATGTAATTCACAAAAATCCTTCAATTGATCAAAAGATCCTTCAAGTCCTTTCGGTTTATCCGTTACACTTGGATAATAGTCTTTAAGTGGATGATTACTTCCTTTTAACAAGAGGTAATGAACCGCACCTAAGATGAGGTTAGGAACAGGTTGACCTTCTTGAGCGTAAGAGGATAGTTCAAGCATTTCATCATCTTCGGAAATTTTAATTGAAAGATATTCATACAGTGCGCTTGATCCGCTACACTCCATGCTCGCAAAGTTCTTGAATCGTTCTGATAGTTGAGCAGTATTCATGAAAGTCCTCCTTGTAGTACCAGATATGATAAATAAAGACAGCCTCTGTATAGATTACATAGTCACGTGACGAATTCCTGCTCGTTCATTTTATTGCTGTTCATGTACTTTCAAATAAGTTTCGATTTCTTTGTTACGTAATTTTACCATTTCGTCATTTAATGTTTAACTCTAGGCATTTAGGTGAAAACGTAGGTTACGAGCGTGTACAAAAAACTAAGATGAGTGGGGACAAGCTATGTTTGAATTTGTAGTTGAGTTTATAAAAGAATATGGGGTCTGGGGCTTACTTATTAGTGTTGCATTGGAAGCTTCTTCATTACCTTTTCCAGGGGGACTCGTCACGTTGACGTTCGGCTATTTCTTGAACCCTAGTATCAGTGAACTTTTCAGTTACGGACTCTTAGCGAGCGGTGTATATACAATATTTAGTTTCATACCTTATGGGATTGGCTTTAAGCTTGAGCATAAATTAAAAGAAAAGACGAATACACGAAAAATTGAAAAGGCTCAAAACTGGTTTAAGAAATACGGCAGCTGGAGCATTGCGCTCACCCGACCAATAGGATTAGGAAACTATATTTCATACTTAGCTGGTGGTAGTCGCGTGAAGGCATGGAAATTCGGTCTATTAACATTTGTTGGGATCTTTCCATGGACGGTTACGATGCTCTGGTTAGGGAACAGTGGTAACCTTAAGGCTGTCACGAGCTTCTTAGGAGATATTCAAGTTTACTTGTTAATTGGACTTGCGGTGGTTCTAATCGGTTACTTCTTTTATCGATATAAGAAAACGCAACAGGCAAATTAATAAAGAGTGACCAGTGGAGGTCACTCTTTTCGGATTACAGAAAAAATATTTAAATCAAGATGCCGAGAAATCCGTTGAAGTAGTTCTCCACCAGCAGTGCTGTTTCCTTTCTTGTTAATTGCGGGACCAATGATTCCAATGCCAAGTCGACCTGGAACCGATCCTACAATACATCCACTTACGCCACTTTTAATGGGAAAACCGACCTCTACCGCATACTTTCCAGCTTCGTTATACATACCTGAAGTCATCATGATCGCTTCGATCGTGTTAATGTGGTCCATTGGAATGAGCTGTTCTCCAGTTTTCAAAGAACGTCCTCCATTCGCAAAGAAAGCACCAATCTTAGCAAGGTCTGCCGTCGTTACTTCAATAGAATTAATACGAAAATAGAGGTCAAGCGATTCTTCAATATCATGTGCAATGGCACCTGTACTTTTCATAAAATATGCAAGTGATCGATTTCTGTCGCCTTTCAACTTTTCTGATTCATAGACGTCCTCATTTATCTTCAATGAATTGTTATGCGTGATCTGTCTCAAACGTTTTAAAATTCGCTGGAATTTATCATCTAGATTTTTCCCTTTAATCATGGCCGATACTGCAATCGCTCCTGCGTTAACCATTGGATTAAAAGGCTTCTTCACGTCATGCGATTCGAGATGGCTAATCGAGTTATAAAAGTCACCCATCGGTTCCATGCCAACATTTTGAAACACTTCATCCTTCCCAAAATCATCAAGTGCCATCATTAAACTGACAATCTTGGATGCACTCTGAATGGTAAACCGCATGTCCGTATCTCCTGCTGAATACACGTTGTTATTCAAGTCGATCATACAAACGCCTAGCTTATTTTGATCGGCGGGACTTTGCCCTGGTATATCCTTCACAACTTCACCATCTCTAGAGTAAGGTCTGCATTCTGTTACAAGCTCCTCAAGAAATTCGTTTGTCAGTTTTTCCACAAAAACACCCTCAGTCTAATAGAATCCTTAACAAATAGGATTCCACTTTAACTGCAGTTTGAAACTATAGATTCCTATCATTGTTCCAGCGATTTATGGAATAAAAAGTAACTTCTCGATAGGAAATTGCCTTCATCTTACAGAAGTATATGAAGCGTAGAAAAAGAGGTGGAGTATGAAAAAGAACAAGATACCTGTTTGGCTCGCCATGCTAGTTACAGGAGCTGTCTATTTCGGGGATTGGTATGTGAATCGTGAGGTAGTAGATCGCACTGATTTTCAGGAGGTGGTTGAGTACCAGAGTAATAAAGCTGAGATCATTCAAATGAATGCATATGATCAATATGGTTTTGTGATTACCGAGCATAATGGAACAAAGAATCAGTCTATATTTGAGAGAACGAATGACCACTGGAATCTCAAGGCAACTGCTGAATTGAAAGATGGAATGTGGGGCATTTCAAATACAGAAGATGGCTGGCTTTATTTTGGAATGGTTTACGATTCCTCCGTTACTAAGGTGTTCGTTGGAGAAGAGAAAGCTGAACTTTTCAATGCAGCTGGTCCAACGAAATACTGGCTTTACTTAGAACCGAACAAATATAATTATCCGATAAAAGCAGTAAGAGAAATTGGTAAAGACATCATCATTAAAGATAAATAGGTGGGGATTTAAGTGAAAACAGAAACGATACATAGTACAGACGATGTGTTGAAGATGCTCGACTCCATGCTTCGAGATGAAGCAGCGTTTTGGGATTCTTTTTATGAAAACCGCGAGAAGGAAATTCCTTTCTTCGTCAACGTGCCAGATGAAAATCTCGTAGAATATTTTGAGCGAGGATTGATAAAGCCAGGGAAGGTGCTCGAACTTGGTGGTGGACCTGGTCGCAATTCAATTTACTTTGCTGAACAAGGATGCGAAGTTGACGCGGTCGATTTATCGGAAACAGCGATTAATTGGGCAAAGGAACGGGCCATAGAAAAAAAGGTGGATATCCGTTTTACGAAAGGTAGCCTTTACGATTTTGAGTTTGAAGAAGATAGCTATGATATCATTTATGATTCTGGGTGCTTCCATCATATCCCACCCCATAGAAGGATGACATTTTTAAATTTGATCGAAAAAGCGCTGAAACCTGAAGGCAAATTTGTAATTACTTGTTTTGCAGCAGGTGATATGGGTGCTGAAATTTCAGATTGGGAGGTTTACAGACAACGCAGTATGAAGGGGGGTCTCGGGTATACAGATGACCAGCTTAAGCAAATTTTCAGTAATCTAGAATTAATAGAAATGCGTAAAATGAAAGAGGTTAAACAACCAGCAGATACGTTCGGCGTTCCGTTTTTGTGGACAGGTTTGTTTAAGAAGCGTGGAGTAAAATAAATGAAGATCCGTCCTATTAAAGAGCGAGATGCAAAATCTTTTCTCAATTTAGCCAAGCAACTAGATAGCGAAACAGAATTCATGCTTTTCGATAAAGAGGAACGAAAAACGAGTGTGGAAGAACAAAGAATGAAGATAAAAGGCATTATTCATGACCCTTTTTCCACCATCTTTGTCGTTGAAAAGGATGATCGTCTCATCGGCTACCTAGGTGCAATGGGGAATACTGCAAAACGGAAGAGACATTCTGTTTATATTGCTATTGGAATTTTGCAGGATTGGGTCGGTCAAGGGATTGGGATGCAGCTCTTCCAAGAACTTGAGCGATGGGCGAATGAACAACATATGCACCGGCTTGAATTAACCGTGATGACCAGTAATGAAGCAGGTCTTGCTTTGTATAAAAAAGCTGGATTTGAAGTCGAAGGGGTTAAACGAGATTCTATGAGGGTTCGGGATCGATATGTGGATGAGTATTATATGGCAAAATTGATTGACCAGAGGTGAACATAAATGACAATCAACTACAAAATATGGACGGTTTGCATGATACAAGATGGAGATAAAATTCTATTGATGGATAGGCAAAAGGATGATTTTAAAGGATTCATTCCACCAGGCGGAAGTGTGGAATTTCCTGAATCATTCATGCAGTGTGCCATTCGAGAAGTAAAGGAAGAGACAGGACTGACTGTTCGTAATCTCGAGTTTAAAGGCCTCAACGAATATGTGAACCCGACGACAAACGATCGTTACATGATCTTCAATTACTTAACGCAGGACTTTGAAGGGGAGCTGTTAGAAAACCCGCCAGAAGGAAAGCT
This Pseudalkalibacillus berkeleyi DNA region includes the following protein-coding sequences:
- a CDS encoding DedA family protein — protein: MFEFVVEFIKEYGVWGLLISVALEASSLPFPGGLVTLTFGYFLNPSISELFSYGLLASGVYTIFSFIPYGIGFKLEHKLKEKTNTRKIEKAQNWFKKYGSWSIALTRPIGLGNYISYLAGGSRVKAWKFGLLTFVGIFPWTVTMLWLGNSGNLKAVTSFLGDIQVYLLIGLAVVLIGYFFYRYKKTQQAN
- the blaOXA gene encoding class D beta-lactamase — translated: MKKMIWFIVTFFLISILSTTPQTNAKTSTNGDQKTKEIDLSHFFSHHDGTFILKKLNNNKMYVYNSERADTLFTPESTFKVPNALIGLEVGAVRDEYDVKRWDGIERQFEIWNEDHTLGSGMRYSVIWYYQAMARDIGNENMQTWISNLSYGNEDISGGIDQFWLNSSLELTPFQQADFMEQLYKEELPFTKKNMKTVKRMMIQKDEDNYVVYGKTGTRLSDFGLGWFVGFVENKQGAYVFVTNINASGTTASNITYEILKEMKIIQD
- a CDS encoding DUF2332 domain-containing protein; protein product: MNTAQLSERFKNFASMECSGSSALYEYLSIKISEDDEMLELSSYAQEGQPVPNLILGAVHYLLLKGSNHPLKDYYPSVTDKPKGLEGSFDQLKDFCELHRDEMITILQQRLVQTNEVRRCAYLYPIFCYIYEQVQKPLSMIEIGSSAGLQLLWDKYQYSYGTDEIYGDTQSDVHITSEIKGEHNPSFLKKSPPVVSKVGLDLHISDLGDTDDYLWLKSLIWPEHQERLDLFENAAKRFNEDPVKLIEGDGIALLPEVIDSLPKDTPICIFHTHVANQIPEDSKRALEEKIKAIGQERDVFHLHNNMWDRQLHLDYYLDGKEYTNTIGETDGHGRWFEWNLQKTLV
- the katA gene encoding catalase KatA — translated: MDSKKKLTTSWGAPVGDNQNSITAGSRGPTLIQDVHLLEKLAHFNRERVPERVVHAKGAGAHGYFEVTNDVSKYTKADFLSKVGKRTPMFARFSTVAGENGSADSVRDPRGFALKFYTEEGNYDLVGNNTPVFFIRDAIKFPDFIHTQKRHPKTHLKNPNAVWDFWSLSPESLHQVTILMSDRGIPATFRHMHGFGSHTFKWVNQDGDGVWIKYHIKTQQGIKNLTEEVGTKIAGENPDYHTEDLFNAIEKGDYPEWKVYVQIMPLEDADTYKWDPFDVTKVWSQKDYPLIEVGKMVLDRNPENYFAEVEQATFSPGALVPGIDVSPDKMLQGRLFAYADAHRYRVGANHNALPINRPKNEVNTYQRDGQMRFDDNGGGSSYYEPNSLGGPEETEEAKQAAYPVSGVAESVGYDHNDHYTQAGDLYRLMDEGERERTVQNIVGAMMPVESDDIKLRQIQHFYKADPEFGEKVAKGLGLSVPQEAR
- a CDS encoding VOC family protein produces the protein MKVLRIVPNIETQDITKADSFYEDVLGLTQLMNHGWIATYGTEGQSQIQVSFAIQGGSDTPTPDLSIEVDDLDEAFKQMKNAGFQIEYGPVVEPWGVKRFYVRDPYGKLINILCHV
- a CDS encoding PH domain-containing protein, which produces MKFKTKYDKTFRVIISITFIIILVSFLLPLFFESGRKPYNTLIVLSLFILTVGLLLWTLISIQYVFRENHLFVKAGPIRSRIAYEDITKVSPTRQILSGYRLLTSMDAIEIHYHSGLLGSVKVSPREQDRFISELKKRSPHMKVEGFRN
- a CDS encoding DUF1206 domain-containing protein, which produces MMDIITDKLKNSKRAKEAQNDVTPWIRWAARFGYFSKGSVYILIGILSMMAAAGIGGKTTDSSGAFASVASKPFGEVLLWIVAIGLIAYVGWRLIQTFWDPENKGFSPKGLVIRIGYLISGAIYGGLAFKAFQIASHAQSSGSSKQTYTAKLMSQPYGTWVVGIVGIIIIVFGLKQMFNGYKEKFAKKFKMSEMSSHEFAVGKKIGKLGLIARGITFAIIGYFLTQTAITSDSDKVIGLDGALAKIAQQPFGQFMLGAVAIGLFLYGVFQLLKGKNRHMGGL
- the glsA gene encoding glutaminase A, giving the protein MEKLTNEFLEELVTECRPYSRDGEVVKDIPGQSPADQNKLGVCMIDLNNNVYSAGDTDMRFTIQSASKIVSLMMALDDFGKDEVFQNVGMEPMGDFYNSISHLESHDVKKPFNPMVNAGAIAVSAMIKGKNLDDKFQRILKRLRQITHNNSLKINEDVYESEKLKGDRNRSLAYFMKSTGAIAHDIEESLDLYFRINSIEVTTADLAKIGAFFANGGRSLKTGEQLIPMDHINTIEAIMMTSGMYNEAGKYAVEVGFPIKSGVSGCIVGSVPGRLGIGIIGPAINKKGNSTAGGELLQRISRHLDLNIFSVIRKE
- a CDS encoding LysE family translocator, which translates into the protein MENFYLFVLMSIFLIILPGPDIAIATKNTLSNGRSGGFQTALGICSAILIHTSAAVLGLSAIIVKSALLFSVFKYVGAVYLIYLGIKTLLALRNKEENTEALDTGSQYKNRSSFKQGFLTNILNPKVAVFFLTFLPQFVHAGSDTLGPFLIMGITFTALTALWFLLYVSLMNHIRAFMKKPKTKAMIEGTTGLIMIGFGIKLALEKPN
- a CDS encoding peroxiredoxin, which produces MVDLKEETEQTTLPRLGSTAPDFSAKSSQGPIKLSGYRGKWVVMFSHPADFTPVCTTEFVAFQDIYSELKEMNTELIGLSVDSVSSHIAWIRNIEEKFDTKIEFPVIADLDRNVSTKYGMIMPDESQTETTRAVFVIDTQQKVRSIIYYPLTTGRNMQEILRLVKALQTTEDQGVPTPANWKPGEDVLVPPPKTQEEADEREHNDDYECIDWYLCKKKA
- a CDS encoding 8-oxo-dGTP diphosphatase, with the translated sequence MTINYKIWTVCMIQDGDKILLMDRQKDDFKGFIPPGGSVEFPESFMQCAIREVKEETGLTVRNLEFKGLNEYVNPTTNDRYMIFNYLTQDFEGELLENPPEGKLYWVPINEAQQLPMQKSFERRFPLFFEDGTFEIHVEWDHERDEEARVTINKT
- a CDS encoding class I SAM-dependent methyltransferase encodes the protein MLDSMLRDEAAFWDSFYENREKEIPFFVNVPDENLVEYFERGLIKPGKVLELGGGPGRNSIYFAEQGCEVDAVDLSETAINWAKERAIEKKVDIRFTKGSLYDFEFEEDSYDIIYDSGCFHHIPPHRRMTFLNLIEKALKPEGKFVITCFAAGDMGAEISDWEVYRQRSMKGGLGYTDDQLKQIFSNLELIEMRKMKEVKQPADTFGVPFLWTGLFKKRGVK
- a CDS encoding GNAT family N-acetyltransferase, with amino-acid sequence MKIRPIKERDAKSFLNLAKQLDSETEFMLFDKEERKTSVEEQRMKIKGIIHDPFSTIFVVEKDDRLIGYLGAMGNTAKRKRHSVYIAIGILQDWVGQGIGMQLFQELERWANEQHMHRLELTVMTSNEAGLALYKKAGFEVEGVKRDSMRVRDRYVDEYYMAKLIDQR